A genome region from Rhodanobacter thiooxydans includes the following:
- the lipB gene encoding lipoyl(octanoyl) transferase LipB, whose translation MRRLGRQPYAATWKAMSAFTDNRTADTPDEFWLLEHDPVFTLGQAGKMEHVLAPGDIPVIPVDRGGQVTYHGPGQIVGYPLIDLRRAGVGVRELVHRIEQALIDTLTHWNVVAVRREGAPGVYVADAKVAALGLRVRRGCSFHGLAFNVAMDLEPFQRINPCGYKGLAVTQLLDLGGPSQLATVEDVLVEEFCRQFGFTAMPAAPILPELPARKAV comes from the coding sequence ATCCGCCGCCTCGGTCGCCAGCCCTACGCGGCCACCTGGAAGGCGATGAGTGCGTTCACCGACAACCGCACCGCCGACACGCCCGACGAATTCTGGCTGCTGGAGCACGACCCGGTGTTCACCCTGGGCCAGGCCGGCAAGATGGAGCACGTGCTGGCGCCGGGTGACATCCCGGTGATTCCGGTCGATCGCGGCGGTCAGGTGACCTACCACGGGCCGGGCCAGATCGTCGGCTATCCGCTGATCGACCTGCGCCGCGCCGGCGTGGGCGTGCGCGAGCTGGTGCACCGGATCGAGCAGGCGCTGATCGACACGCTGACGCACTGGAACGTGGTGGCGGTGCGCCGCGAGGGCGCGCCCGGGGTCTACGTGGCCGACGCCAAGGTCGCCGCGCTCGGCCTGCGCGTGCGCCGCGGCTGCAGCTTCCACGGGCTGGCCTTCAACGTGGCCATGGACCTGGAGCCGTTCCAGCGCATCAACCCCTGCGGTTACAAGGGTTTGGCGGTCACGCAGCTGCTAGACTTGGGCGGTCCGTCGCAGTTGGCTACGGTCGAGGACGTGCTGGTAGAGGAGTTTTGCCGCCAGTTCGGCTTCACCGCCATGCCCGCCGCTCCCATCCTGCCCGAACTCCCCGCCCGCAAGGCGGTCTGA
- a CDS encoding DUF493 family protein — translation MQPIDFSKAKQEGKGFQFPGEFEITAVGNASANLPAHVPQLLERAGLHVLHETVRHRHSGAGNFVSVTVSFRCDTREQYEAAHHALRADPDIRYTL, via the coding sequence ATGCAGCCGATCGACTTCAGCAAGGCGAAGCAGGAAGGCAAGGGCTTCCAGTTTCCCGGCGAGTTCGAGATCACCGCGGTCGGCAACGCCAGCGCGAACCTGCCGGCGCACGTGCCGCAACTGCTGGAGCGCGCCGGCCTGCACGTGCTGCACGAAACCGTGCGGCACCGGCACTCCGGCGCCGGCAACTTCGTCTCGGTCACGGTCAGCTTCCGCTGCGACACCCGCGAGCAGTACGAGGCCGCGCACCACGCGCTGCGCGCCGACCCGGATATCCGGTATACGTTGTGA
- a CDS encoding D-alanyl-D-alanine carboxypeptidase family protein, producing MNFLRRTLIPFATVLLVGVAVAQTPPRPSPVPRPVVPDAPVPPPPDVDGKSWVLMDYATGQILASKEPDLRVEPASITKVMTDYVVSAEIANGKIHMTDPVTISENAWRGGGAGTDGSTSFLKLNSQVPLKDLLYGMIIQSGNDAAIALAEHTAGSEPAFAGLMNAYAKQLGMVNSNFQNASGYPIANHYTTAHDIAILSRALIHDFPEDYAISAVKEFEWNGIKQHNRNTLLWRDPSVDGIKTGHTAAAGYCLAASAKQGEARMVAVVMGASSEKARADSAMALMSYGFRFYETHKLYGADKPLATPRLWKGAANQLPLGVAEDVLVTVKRGQYDQLKATMDIPATLIAPFTKGQQIGTLRITLDGQPVQSVPLIALQDAPQGGFFSRLWDSILLWFHSDKKADAPAPAKGADAK from the coding sequence ATGAATTTTCTCCGCCGCACCCTGATCCCGTTCGCCACCGTCCTGCTGGTCGGCGTTGCCGTTGCGCAGACGCCGCCGCGCCCGTCGCCGGTGCCGCGCCCGGTGGTGCCGGACGCGCCGGTGCCGCCGCCGCCGGACGTCGACGGCAAGAGCTGGGTGCTGATGGACTACGCCACCGGCCAGATCCTCGCCAGCAAGGAGCCGGACCTGCGCGTGGAGCCGGCCTCGATCACCAAGGTGATGACCGACTACGTGGTCTCCGCCGAGATCGCCAACGGCAAGATCCACATGACCGACCCGGTCACCATCAGCGAGAACGCCTGGCGCGGCGGTGGCGCCGGCACCGACGGTTCCACCAGCTTCCTCAAGCTCAACAGCCAGGTGCCGCTGAAGGATCTGCTGTACGGCATGATCATCCAGTCCGGCAACGACGCGGCGATCGCGCTGGCCGAGCACACCGCCGGCTCCGAGCCGGCGTTCGCCGGGCTGATGAACGCCTACGCCAAGCAGCTGGGCATGGTCAACTCGAACTTCCAGAACGCCTCCGGCTATCCGATCGCCAACCACTACACCACCGCGCATGACATCGCGATTCTGTCGCGCGCGCTGATCCACGACTTCCCCGAGGACTACGCGATCTCCGCGGTGAAGGAGTTCGAGTGGAACGGGATCAAGCAGCACAACCGCAACACCCTGCTGTGGCGCGACCCCAGCGTGGACGGCATCAAGACCGGGCACACCGCGGCCGCCGGCTACTGCCTGGCCGCCTCGGCCAAGCAGGGCGAGGCGCGCATGGTCGCGGTGGTGATGGGCGCCAGCAGCGAGAAGGCGCGCGCCGATTCGGCGATGGCGCTGATGAGCTACGGCTTCCGCTTCTACGAGACGCACAAGCTGTACGGCGCCGACAAGCCGCTGGCCACGCCGCGGCTGTGGAAGGGTGCGGCCAACCAGCTGCCACTGGGCGTGGCCGAGGACGTGCTGGTCACCGTCAAGCGCGGCCAGTACGACCAGCTCAAGGCGACCATGGACATCCCCGCCACGCTGATCGCGCCGTTCACCAAGGGCCAGCAGATCGGCACGCTGCGCATCACCCTGGACGGCCAGCCGGTGCAGAGCGTGCCGCTGATCGCGTTGCAGGATGCGCCGCAGGGCGGCTTCTTCTCGCGCCTGTGGGACAGCATCCTGCTGTGGTTCCACAGCGACAAGAAGGCCGATGCCCCGGCACCGGCCAAGGGCGCGGACGCGAAGTGA
- a CDS encoding septal ring lytic transglycosylase RlpA family protein, translated as MRAAGAAVLLLAALLLAGCGGHRTRPSHGGSRQDRAWGQPADSRGGFYDDLGKPQGSRYRDGADSVPPPLDVSKLVEPVPKVEPRSLYGNKSPYSVLGQTYRVLPSARGYDERGIASFYGNKFHGYKTSSLETYDMYTFSAASTTLPLPSYARVTNLENGKSVIVRVNDRGPFHQNRLIDLSYAAAVKIGIWPKGTGLVEVRGIDPSTPAQELPPPVAVPAGQPDIYLQVGAFADADNAERLARRLRQANLGAVQVSDATVNGRRVRRVRVGPLVSVDRADQISARIENMGLPRPQVAVD; from the coding sequence ATGAGGGCGGCGGGTGCTGCGGTGCTGCTGCTGGCGGCCCTGCTGCTGGCCGGCTGCGGTGGTCATCGGACCAGGCCCTCGCATGGCGGCAGCCGGCAGGATCGCGCCTGGGGCCAGCCGGCAGACAGCCGCGGCGGTTTTTACGACGACCTCGGCAAGCCACAGGGCAGTCGCTATCGCGACGGTGCCGACAGCGTGCCGCCGCCATTGGACGTCAGCAAACTGGTTGAGCCGGTGCCGAAGGTCGAGCCGCGTTCGCTGTACGGCAACAAGTCGCCGTACAGCGTGCTCGGGCAGACCTACCGCGTGCTGCCCAGCGCGCGCGGCTACGACGAGCGCGGCATCGCCTCGTTCTACGGCAACAAGTTCCACGGCTACAAGACCTCCAGCCTGGAGACCTACGACATGTACACGTTCAGCGCGGCCAGCACCACGCTGCCGCTACCCAGCTACGCGCGGGTCACCAACCTGGAGAACGGCAAGAGCGTGATCGTGCGGGTCAACGACCGCGGCCCGTTCCATCAGAACCGGCTGATCGACCTGTCCTACGCCGCCGCGGTGAAGATCGGCATCTGGCCCAAGGGCACCGGACTGGTCGAGGTGCGCGGGATCGATCCGTCTACTCCGGCGCAGGAACTGCCGCCGCCGGTTGCGGTCCCAGCCGGACAGCCGGACATCTATCTGCAGGTGGGTGCGTTTGCCGACGCCGACAACGCCGAAAGGCTGGCCCGGCGCCTGCGCCAGGCCAACCTGGGCGCGGTGCAGGTGAGCGATGCCACGGTCAACGGCCGTCGCGTGCGCCGCGTGCGCGTGGGGCCGCTGGTCAGCGTGGATCGCGCCGACCAGATCAGTGCCCGGATCGAGAACATGGGTCTGCCGCGGCCCCAGGTCGCAGTAGACTGA
- the mltB gene encoding lytic murein transglycosylase B has translation MTVAPVPSAARFLAILLVLWMGASTPATATTHPGQAELVREVARETGKSPQALNALLDGAKRQQAILDAISRPAEAKPWKDYRPIFLTDERINDGIAFYRAHRALLEQVGKQYGVAPEYIVAIVGVETSYGRNTGKYKVLDALVTLGLYYPPRATFFRAQLKELLSLPDNHLAGPVDTLTGSYAGAQGWGQFMPTSIRDFAVDADHDGHIDLSNSLPDIFASVANYFVRHGWIAGGPVAAQAQPDGAAKPIAVKDATPQWPLEQLVAWGYAPLQHLPPGEPASLQTLDGPNGPEYWFTFQNFYVITRYNRSPLYALAVDQLAQAIAAGADPAEVTR, from the coding sequence ATGACAGTTGCGCCCGTGCCGTCAGCGGCCCGTTTCCTCGCCATCCTCCTCGTGCTGTGGATGGGCGCTTCGACCCCCGCCACGGCGACGACGCACCCCGGCCAGGCCGAGCTGGTGCGCGAGGTGGCGCGCGAGACCGGCAAGAGCCCGCAGGCGCTGAATGCGTTGCTCGACGGCGCGAAAAGGCAGCAGGCCATCCTCGACGCGATCAGCCGTCCGGCCGAGGCCAAGCCATGGAAGGACTACCGGCCGATCTTCCTCACCGACGAGCGCATCAATGACGGCATCGCGTTCTACCGCGCGCACCGCGCGCTGCTGGAGCAGGTCGGCAAGCAGTACGGCGTGGCGCCCGAGTACATCGTGGCGATCGTCGGCGTGGAGACCAGCTACGGCCGCAACACCGGCAAGTACAAGGTGCTCGACGCGCTGGTCACGCTGGGGCTGTACTACCCGCCGCGGGCCACGTTCTTCCGCGCGCAGCTGAAGGAACTGCTGAGCCTGCCGGACAACCACCTGGCCGGGCCGGTCGACACGCTCACCGGCTCCTACGCCGGCGCGCAGGGCTGGGGCCAGTTCATGCCCACCAGCATCCGCGACTTCGCGGTGGACGCCGACCACGATGGCCATATCGATCTGTCGAATTCGCTGCCGGATATCTTCGCCAGCGTGGCGAACTACTTCGTGCGGCACGGCTGGATCGCCGGCGGCCCGGTGGCGGCGCAGGCGCAGCCGGACGGCGCGGCGAAGCCGATCGCGGTGAAGGACGCCACGCCGCAGTGGCCGCTGGAACAGCTGGTGGCGTGGGGCTACGCGCCGCTGCAGCACCTACCGCCGGGCGAACCGGCCAGCCTGCAGACGCTGGACGGCCCGAACGGACCGGAATACTGGTTCACCTTCCAGAATTTCTACGTGATCACCCGCTACAACCGCAGCCCGCTGTATGCGCTGGCGGTGGACCAGCTGGCGCAGGCGATCGCCGCCGGCGCCGACCCGGCGGAAGTCACGCGATGA
- the rodA gene encoding rod shape-determining protein RodA has translation MIEALYARTRRFLRRSLTRPRIDLPLALGLLVLGLTGLVTLYSAGDGNLALVGGQAGRFVLGGVLLLLVSRIPPPVLRGWTPWLYAGSTALLVVVAILGEGRGSTRWLDLGFMRFQPSELLKLTMPMMVAWYLHPRQLPPGWKDIAVVGLLIAIPAGLIVEQPDLGTAVLVAAAGAFALFLSGMAWWRIGLLLGAVAGMIPVGWHFLHQYQRDRVLTLLNPESDPLGNGWHIIQSQIAVGSGGVFGKGWLHSTQSRLDFLPEHTTDFIFAVFSEEFGLVGVIALVALYAFIIGRCLWIAMEARDTYSRLLAGAIGMSFFVYVFVNGGMVAGMLPVVGVPLPLISYGGTSAVSLLTGFGVLMSIHANRKMHL, from the coding sequence ATGATCGAGGCGCTGTACGCGCGCACGCGCCGCTTCCTGCGCCGCAGTCTGACCCGGCCGCGGATCGACCTGCCGCTCGCGCTCGGCCTGTTGGTGCTGGGGCTGACCGGCCTGGTCACGCTGTACAGCGCGGGCGACGGCAACCTGGCGCTGGTCGGCGGCCAGGCCGGCCGCTTCGTGCTGGGCGGCGTACTGCTGCTGCTGGTGTCGCGCATTCCGCCGCCGGTGCTGCGCGGCTGGACGCCCTGGCTGTATGCCGGCAGCACCGCGCTGCTGGTGGTGGTGGCGATCCTGGGCGAAGGTCGCGGCTCGACCCGCTGGCTGGACCTGGGCTTCATGCGCTTTCAGCCGTCCGAACTGCTCAAGCTGACCATGCCGATGATGGTGGCCTGGTACCTGCACCCGCGCCAGCTGCCGCCGGGCTGGAAGGACATCGCGGTGGTCGGCTTGCTGATCGCGATCCCGGCCGGGCTGATCGTCGAGCAGCCCGACCTGGGCACCGCCGTGCTGGTAGCCGCGGCCGGCGCGTTCGCGCTGTTCCTGTCCGGCATGGCGTGGTGGCGCATCGGCCTGCTGCTCGGCGCAGTGGCCGGGATGATTCCGGTCGGCTGGCACTTCCTGCACCAATATCAGCGCGACCGCGTGCTGACCCTGCTCAATCCGGAATCCGATCCGCTCGGCAACGGCTGGCACATCATCCAGTCGCAGATCGCGGTAGGCTCCGGCGGCGTCTTCGGCAAGGGCTGGCTGCACAGTACGCAGTCGCGGCTGGATTTCCTGCCCGAGCACACCACCGACTTCATCTTCGCGGTGTTCTCCGAGGAGTTCGGCCTGGTCGGGGTGATCGCGCTGGTCGCGCTGTACGCGTTCATCATCGGCCGCTGCCTGTGGATCGCGATGGAGGCGCGCGACACCTATTCGCGCTTGCTCGCCGGCGCGATCGGCATGAGCTTCTTCGTTTACGTGTTCGTCAACGGCGGCATGGTCGCCGGCATGCTGCCGGTGGTCGGCGTGCCGCTGCCGCTGATCAGCTACGGCGGCACCTCGGCGGTGTCGCTGCTGACCGGCTTCGGCGTGCTGATGTCGATCCACGCCAACCGCAAGATGCACCTTTAG